A genome region from Oncorhynchus masou masou isolate Uvic2021 chromosome 14, UVic_Omas_1.1, whole genome shotgun sequence includes the following:
- the rps2 gene encoding 40S ribosomal protein S2 — protein sequence MADNAGGERGGFRGGFGSGDRGRGRGRGRGRGRGRGRGARGGKSEDKEWVPVTKLGRLVKDMKIKSLEEIYLYSLPIKESEIIDFFLGSSLKDEVLKIMPVQKQTRAGQRTRFKAFVAIGDYNGHVGLGVKCSKEVATAIRGAIILAKLSIVPVRRGYWGNKIGKPHTVPCKVTGRCGSVLVRLIPAPRGTGIVSAPVPKKLLTMAGIDDCYTSARGCTATLGNFAKATFDAISKTYSYLTPDLWKETVFTKSPYQEFTDHLAKTHTRVSVQRTAAAVPASS from the exons ATGGCGGACAACGCCGGTGGAGAACGTGGAGGTTTCCGTGGAGGTTTTGGCAGTGGCGACCGGGGTCGTGGTCGTGGACGCGGTAGAGGCCGTGGTCGCGGTCGTGGACGCGGTGCCAGGGGCGGCAAGTCCGAGGACAAGGAA TGGGTGCCAGTGACCAAGCTGGGCCGCCTTGTTAAGGACATGAAGATCAAGTCTCTGGAGGAGATCTATCTCTACTCCCTGCCCATAAAG GAGTCTGAGATCATTGACTTCTTCCTGGGGTCCTCGTTGAAAGATGAGGTGCTGAAGATTATGCCTGTCCAGAAGCAGACCAGGGCTGGCCAGCGCACCAGGTTCAAGGCCTTTGTTGCCATTGGTGACTACAACGGCCATGTGGGCCTGGGGGTGAAGTGCTCCAAGGAGGTGGCCACTGCCATTCGAGGAGCCATCATCCTGGCAAAGCTGTCCATCGTGCCTGTGAGGAGGGGATACTGGGGGAACAAGATCGGCAAGCCCCACACCGTGCCATGCAAGGTGACTGGTCGTTGTGGCTCCGTCCTGGTGCGTCTGATCCCTGCGCCCCGTGGTACTGGCATCGTGTCTGCCCCTGTGCCCAAGAAGCTGCTCACAATGGCTGGTATCGACGATTGCTACACCTCGGCCAGGGGCTGCACTGCCACTCTAGGCAACTTCG CCAAGGCTACCTTTGATGCCATCTCCAAGACCTACAGCTACCTGACCCCTGATCTGTGGAAGGAGACAGTCTTCACCAAGTCTCCTTACCAG GAGTTCACTGATCACCTGGCCAAGACCCACACCAGGGTGTCTGTGCAGAGGACGGCCGCAGCTGTCCCGGCATCCTCCTAA
- the ndufb10 gene encoding NADH dehydrogenase [ubiquinone] 1 beta subcomplex subunit 10 — translation MPSDYDKDAYPEPPRQTPIVDKQTTLPNPALILTKLFYYSVDLPVTTFRELVEGIHSGNKYNYYHQKFRRVPELTECTEGDYTCYYEAEMQWRRDHKVDQEIVKVVQERLRACQQREGTSYHQNCSKELQQFADVAKAYQSRYGDLGAYASSRKCLMKQKDRMMAAEAKA, via the exons ATGCCATCGGACTATGATAAAGATGCGTATCCTGAGCCTCCCCGCCAGACTCCCATAGTGGACAAGCAGACAACCCTTCCCAACCCAGCCCTGATTTTGACTAAACTCTTCTATTATTCCGTGGACCTCCCTGTCACCACATTTAGag AACTTGTGGAGGGTATCCACTCTGGCAACAAGTACAACTACTACCACCAGAAGTTCCGCCGTGTCCCAGAGCTGACCGAGTGCACAGAGGGAGACTACACCTGTTACTATGAGGCTGAGATGCAGTGGAGGAGAGATCA TAAGGTGGACCAGGAGATTGTGAAGGTGGTCCAGGAGCGTCTGAGGGCCTGCCAGCAGAGGGAGGGTACCAGCTACCACCAGAACTGTTCCAAGGAGCTGCAGCAGTTTGCAGATGTGGCCAAGGCCTACCAGTCACGCT ATGGGGATCTGGGAGCCTACGCCAGCTCAAGGAAATGTCTGATGAAGCAGAAAGACAGGATGATGGCGGCCGAGGCAAAAGCTTAA
- the LOC135553758 gene encoding RING finger protein 151-like isoform X1 codes for MADPDMSSQSGGHDVELFVETPDYDLICTICQGVLRCPVRAACHHIFCKKCILQWLKRCRQQTCPCCRKPVNQSLIFVMFKLSKVIGRLKIKCKNKIRGCPHTLALSEQYCHSMSCLFELIPCPYQGCRAQLLRRDLDAHARHCEHWSQPCHMGCGTVLSHRTQAKHNCYMQLRHEYEARQRNHRAIAAALQKKMRRMQSTMANMKRQIGLICESLEVMDELEEVEEEDLGETSGSFSSSNSSS; via the exons ATG GCCGACCCGGACATGTCTTCGCAGAGTGGGGGTCATGATGTGGAGCTGTTCGTAGAGACCCCAGACTATGACCTGATCTGCACCATTTGCCAGGGGGTCCTCAGGTGCCCAGTAAGAGCTGCATGCCACCACATCTTCTGCAAGAAATGCATTTTACAATGGCTGAAGAG GTGCAGACAGCAGACCTGCCCCTGCTGCAGAAAGCCTGTCAACCAGAGCTTGATATTTGTGATGTTCAAGCTAAGCAAAGTGATCGGTCGCCTAAAGATCAAG TGTAAAAACAAGATCCGTGGCTGCCCGCATACCTTAGCCCTGTCAGAGCAGTACTGCCACAGCATGAGCTGCCTGTTCGAGCTCATTCCCTGCCCCTACCAGGGCTGCCGTGCCCAGCTCCTCCGCAGGGACCTGGATGCCCACGCCAGGCACTGTGAGCACTGGAGCCAACCCTGCCACATGGGCTGTGGCACCGTGCTGTCCCACCGCACCCAGGCCAAGCACAACTGCTACATGCAGCTGAGGCATGAGTACGAGGCCAGGCAGAGGAACCACCGGGCCATCGCAGCAGCCCTCCAAAAGAAGATGAGGAGGATGCAGAGCACCATGGCCAACATGAAGAGGCAGATCGGCCTGATCTGTGAGAGCCTGGAGGTCATGGATGAactggaggaggtggaagaggaggaccTGGGTGAAACCAGTGGGAGTTtcagtagcagtaacagcagcTCCTGA
- the LOC135553758 gene encoding RING finger protein 151-like isoform X2 yields MADPDMSSQSGGHDVELFVETPDYDLICTICQGVLRCPVRAACHHIFCKKCILQWLKRQQTCPCCRKPVNQSLIFVMFKLSKVIGRLKIKCKNKIRGCPHTLALSEQYCHSMSCLFELIPCPYQGCRAQLLRRDLDAHARHCEHWSQPCHMGCGTVLSHRTQAKHNCYMQLRHEYEARQRNHRAIAAALQKKMRRMQSTMANMKRQIGLICESLEVMDELEEVEEEDLGETSGSFSSSNSSS; encoded by the exons ATG GCCGACCCGGACATGTCTTCGCAGAGTGGGGGTCATGATGTGGAGCTGTTCGTAGAGACCCCAGACTATGACCTGATCTGCACCATTTGCCAGGGGGTCCTCAGGTGCCCAGTAAGAGCTGCATGCCACCACATCTTCTGCAAGAAATGCATTTTACAATGGCTGAAGAG ACAGCAGACCTGCCCCTGCTGCAGAAAGCCTGTCAACCAGAGCTTGATATTTGTGATGTTCAAGCTAAGCAAAGTGATCGGTCGCCTAAAGATCAAG TGTAAAAACAAGATCCGTGGCTGCCCGCATACCTTAGCCCTGTCAGAGCAGTACTGCCACAGCATGAGCTGCCTGTTCGAGCTCATTCCCTGCCCCTACCAGGGCTGCCGTGCCCAGCTCCTCCGCAGGGACCTGGATGCCCACGCCAGGCACTGTGAGCACTGGAGCCAACCCTGCCACATGGGCTGTGGCACCGTGCTGTCCCACCGCACCCAGGCCAAGCACAACTGCTACATGCAGCTGAGGCATGAGTACGAGGCCAGGCAGAGGAACCACCGGGCCATCGCAGCAGCCCTCCAAAAGAAGATGAGGAGGATGCAGAGCACCATGGCCAACATGAAGAGGCAGATCGGCCTGATCTGTGAGAGCCTGGAGGTCATGGATGAactggaggaggtggaagaggaggaccTGGGTGAAACCAGTGGGAGTTtcagtagcagtaacagcagcTCCTGA